The Musa acuminata AAA Group cultivar baxijiao chromosome BXJ3-6, Cavendish_Baxijiao_AAA, whole genome shotgun sequence region AGGGAGAGAAAGTCTCCACCATGTGATTGCAACAACAGCATCACATTTCTACATCGACCTCCAGAATTAACTCTATATAGTAGCAGCATAAACTGATAACCTAGTTCATCCAACAGACATGCTTCTCATCTCCTTTGGTTGGCCTTGTAGGTGACATCTCAGAGGTACATGTCTCCTCATGTGAAACCTTCTCATTACTATTCTTCAGGTTGGAGAACAACCCCTTGAACTTGGAAGAATGTGACCAGATGCGGACAGGGAAGAAGGCCTTCTCCTTACCATGCATACTTACCTGCAGATAGATCAAATAAAAGTGAAAAAGTGAGGCCCTCCTGTACTAATTGTGTATGATGGAGATTGGAGTCCCAATGAGCTCATTGGGTCCTTCAAAACTTTCTCATCATATCAGTTCAGTACTGGAGGCAGTGGAGGTGAGCAACTCCATAACCTTACACTTCAAACTGTTAATTACTGGACCTCACTACACGAATGGTGATCGAATGCACCTAAAGGTGGGCGAGGAGGGATTCCACTTTATGATCCATCAACATCGCATCAAAGAAAGGAGTGGATTTGTGATCCACTTTGTGCAAATTGTGCTATTGCCTATCAACAAAGATCAAATCGCAGGCTATTGTTTAGCTCAAGTTGATACTGCACCAATCACTCCATCACACTGTTGATTACTTATCATCCTCCTATGATCAACCACATCTGTAGACCATCTTTTCCCATATGTTGATTGGGCCATAGAGTTGATCTCAGAGACTCAGGCAACTAAATGGTTTTTCATTTCAGCATCCATTAATTAGATTGATGTTGTGTTGACATGATTTAGGTGCGGTAGGGTAAGCTTATCTCTTAGACTTAGCCCGGAGTCTAGTCTTAATATTCTAATGAAAATAAGTTGTCAACTCGAGTGCACGATACAATTCTATGCCGTCACGATGAGCTGTCATGGTCAACGATATAAACATGCACGTGGAACAGATGGCACTGCCAACAGTGACAGCTGACTTGGCAATATATGCATCGTTGGAGGTGTGCACCCCAAATCTCATGGATTCACTTTGATGGCTACACTAGAAATGGACAGGTAGGGTTTGTCATCGGCATATCCTTGAGAGTGAGAGGGTGAGTGAGATGCCCACTTCTATTAGAAAAAAAACCTCTTGTCTCTGTCATTGGGCTTTAAAAGATCTCAAACATGCATCATGTGTTGCTTTAAAATTCTCACTGTGTGTTGGAAGGATGAGAGAAAGTCATGCCATGGTTGAGACCAAAATGTGTGTATTTTGATAAATCAAACACAATATGAGATATGATATAATTTTATGTTGTTTGTGAATGGCCTAATATAACCCTTCATTTTATTCATTAACACTTGGGATGCGGTATTAAAATATTATTCCATTAGAGGGGGTCAATTATCTTGTGTGATCATAAAAAAATCTtgagattaattttttttataaaataattattatacacATCATATTTTACGAATATAAGTATTGAAGATTTATGAAATAACATAAATATAGACGAGAGCACAAAAAAAACCGAGAGGATCATTCTTATCTTcagattgataaaaatattattcatataataaaaaaagatgattAATATGATGAGGAGTGTTCTTATGTAATTGTCGGATAatattgaaattaaaaaaaatttataagacaaTTGTTAGTAAGGTGACCTACATATGCAATATTTACAAGGGGTCAAATTGGCAGTAGAGATAAAGAAAAGTAGAAGAATAATTTTATAgagtctataaaaaaaaaaattttaaacctaatttaaaatatgaatttTTATAAAAAGTTATGACTTTACAACTTTGGTAGATAAAGTTTACACCTGTCAGCAAAGGTGAGAAGTGGCATCAAACAAGTACATATTTTGGGCCTATCCCTTCATTTATTGGACGTAGCCCAACAAGAATTTATGGTGTAGCGGGTCTGGCCCATTAAACATCTATACGAGGCCCATATCTCTCTCGGTCACCAACGCCGGACAACGTTAAAGAGCCATTTCGTCAAACATCTCTCACGCACAAACCCTCTTAAACCCTATCTATACCTACGTCTTCTTTTCATCTTTTCTACTATCTCTTCCCCCAGATAGCTATGCAGCAGCCCCCGACTCCCAACGCTGCGCTCCCCCCAAACCCTTTCCCGTCCCCTCCCCCTCTCAATGCCGGCTCCGGTCCCGGCAgcgtcaccaccaccaccaccaccaagaagAGTAAGCGGCGCCAGCCTCCGGGCCCCGAAGAAGTTCTCGCCCACTACGAGTCGCAGGGGCTGAGCCCCCGCGAGGCCTCCCTCCGGGCCATCCGCGAGCTCCAGGCCATCCTCTTCAGGTACGCCGCCAAGAAGGAGCGCTTCGCGGCCGACTCCCCCCGCAAGCTCGATGGCGTCAACACCCGCCTCGCCGTTCTGGAGATGAAGCTCGACTCCAAGCCCGGCTTCCCTGAGTCGCTCGCCATCGGGGTCGCCTCTGGCGCTATCGTCTCAGCTATCCCTCATGTCCTCGGCGGGCTCCGTGGCATATGGGACTCGGTCTGGTCCGCCACCAAGGGCTCTCCTCCCTCACCGTAACTGCTGCTATGCCCTTTCTTTTAATTAATCCTGTTCTGGTTGGAATATTTCTGCAATTTTAATTTTACCTTCACTGTTAAATGTGTCATTATTTCTCCTCATCAACTATTACTTTTCAAATGTTTAAGCACAAATTGGTAGAAATTAAGAAAAGACAGAATCACGAAAGAGAGTTCTCTATCATGTCAAAGCATTGTTATTATAGCCTCCTAAAGTGTATTACGAAGACATTACTTTTAGTATGAGAAATTTTAATCAGCAGGAGGCAACACTTGGTGGACACCTTAATAACTTTTGACATAATTTATGAGATTCAAAAGTGTTGGGTTAACCAAACCATATGAAAGATCAAGGGATGGATCAGCTATGAACTATTGCATTGTAGGCTATTTGTTGTTTTGTCAGTTCTGCAAGTTGGACAATCTGGGTGTGCAGGAAGAGCTATGGTAGCTTCATCATCCACCAAAGTGTTATATGAGAAAGAGCAGAACTCCATCCATGAGCTTTCTGGTCTATGGCTGTTGTTTCAGAAAGTGTTGGTTGGTCCAGCCAACATAACATAATAGTGGCTTTAGTCTCCATCCTGTCGGTGTAGCACTGCTGTGGTGTACCTTGAAAAGCAATTCTTGTTATCCGATCTTGGTTGGACAACTAATCTATTAACTTAATGAGCCCGAACAATCAACCTACTTAAGTCCAAATTAATAATAATGCACTCTTCAGACCTTTATAAGTCGACCTAAGTCTTTGTTCACTACCGATGTGCGACTAAACTGGGGTGTTATAGTTTCATCCACTTAAGAGCTTGATATTCTCGTCAAGGCTCCACATAACATGTCAATCCCTAACATAACATAGTGCAATGGTGGTTCCATGCCGTGATGTGCCTTCTATGCCCTCTAACCTTGTTTACAGGTAGTTGTTTCTTGCTCGAACGTCTCACCACACCCAATATTATGTCAGCTCTCATTTTAGTTATGCTCGTCGAATAATTGACCTATTAACTTTTTAGACTTGAACTATGGATTTAGAATGTTTAGATCCAAGCTCTTATAAGTCGATCTAAGTCTTTGTCTTCGCCCACTTCTGATATGGGACTTGGGTGTTTGAACTCTACACTAAAAGCAAACTGAATCTTTTGCTTGAGGGAGGCCTACTTATGAATAAAATGGTGCAAGATAAGTTAGAGATTGCCAGCATACCAATAGTTTCGAGGCTGACTGATGTATTGCTCTGTAgctatttgaagctaccctttgcTATTATTCTGCATGCTGCCGAAATCTGGGATGACAGAAAGACAAAATGCAGCACTATAGAAGTAAAATTGTGTGGAATTTTTTTAGGCAAAATAGTTTAGTATAAGAAGTGCACGAGATTCTTGAGAATGACACAGGGAATGGTGGTGCCAGGTGTGGTCTTGTTTCCTCGGTGAACTCCAAAgcattcttttgtttttttcattttatgGTTAGCATTGCAAGGGTGGTAACTTACTCAGGACAAATTTGTAAACAGAGGAATTCTAAATCAGTCTAAACACAATTTCAGCCAAGACTTGCCTGAGGATGCATCACATCTTATTCGGAGTGCAGAATGACAAGTAAAATATGTCAAGTGCTGCTTATCAATGCTAATTTCAGCAGGAATGTTGCATGCCATGTGCAAGAAGCTGAGCAGCTTCTGAATAATTGGATAgactctgaatgcagttttgacaTATAATCCACTTGCAGCAGCACTGTGTTGTGTTTGGTTTCAAACAAAAAGTGAAGATTAAATGATCCATCTTATGTTCGAGAATGATTTGTTGGATTAGTGGATACTCCTTGTAATATAGAGTACTCTGTACATCATAAATAATGAAGTTTTCATCATCCGGTTAGAGTGCCACAGGAGATCAATTGTTTTATGATCATTTGTTGTATAAATTCTTCATGCTTTACTGCTTTACTGTTAAACAGTTGTTCCAGACTGGTTGGTGCCATGTTTGAAAGGATGTTATTTTGTGTCTCTTTATGAGTTTTTATGTGCAGAGATGAGCTGGTGGTTGTGGCCTTTGTTTTGTTTTCGCTTTTTTGGGTGATGGAATTTTCTTCATTTGGAACAACTTAGATGTTTTCCAGAGATATTGCAGAGAAATTGACATGCCAGTATGATGATATCTCTGAAGTATAAACTGTATGGTTGCTATCATTTACTTTAGACAGGAATCTTGAACATAGACGAACATGGATTACCTGCTCAGTTACAATAATTTCCTGTGTTTTGAGTCGCACACTTGTAAGGAACTGACTGCACTTGGATGAGATCTGCATTTGCTAATACAAAGGCTCCATGGGCTGGTCCTTTTGTTGGGTTGAAGGCAGGCCTGATTCGGCCCGGCTCAATTTTTGTTGGCTCAACAaagtataaatatttttaatatagttCGAAATATATACTACATTTTATATCTCTTCTCTTATTGTAGAGTTATGTGTGTTGGCTTACTGCACATCCCAAAGTAAAAGCCAACGGAAACCCAACTTTTCGTTTTATAAGGTAAAttgtatatttttctttttggctaaatgtaaaaataaaacccTGATAGGGCTCCGGTTCATCCGGTCGAGACCGGTCCGGCCCGGCCCAATTGATGTTGGTCCGAAGGAAACCCTAGTTAAGAGCCCCGCGGTCGCGTCCGTTAGCAGCCTCCCGATCGACTCCGAGATCAGCCTCGACTAATAAGAACTGCGACTGCCCTCGCTGCCGTTGAATCCAATATCCACCTCGGGTTCATTTCTCGATCGGTGGCCCTCCCTCTGATTCCAATCCGGCCTTACGTTCTCGCCGCGTCAATTCCAACCTCGTGATCAGGTGAATTGTTTTGTCATTTAGGCTGCTTACGTTGATCGAGATTAGATCCGTCTTTGCGAAATCGTGGAAATATTGTGTCTTGTTTGCATATTGATGACCTTTTCGAAGTACTGAATCAATTTGGAACTACTGGTTTCTTGATGTTTTAGGTTTCTTTTGTGAGGATGTATGGCAGCTAGTAATCAACCTCTTTTTTGTCTCCGTTTTTTTAACGAACCACTTTTGATTGATTGATGGGATCTTATTTCTTGGATCAGCTTTTCTCTTCTCCAGGTAGTCTATGCTTTGCGTTAGTTTTTCCCTGGTGGTATAGCACCATGAGATGGGATCATCTTATGGTTTCCTTTCGATGAAAAATGCTTTTGGTGAATTGTGATACATCAGTGTTGtttttctcttctcttccctGATCTTTTAAAAATCATCTTTGGACAATTAGTTGAAGTCGATCATAGATGTTTTACATTTAATTCTTGCAAGACATGGCATGTTGTTACAGGCTCGACAGAAGCTTCTTATGCAATATGATTTACTTTTCTCCTgttaatcttgctactatattatgTAATGTAATGTTAGTTCCTTCAACCTTCACGTCTATAAAATTCAATCCTTAAGCCAGCTACCTATTGTCATCTCTATAATTTCTTTTCCCTTCTATTGGGATCATCTTGCAAGGCTTAGCCAAATCTTCTTCAGGCTTTTCTTGCAGTCTTAGTTGTAAGAATAATCTTCTCCTCCGCTCAACTTTTTATATCGTAACCTGGCTTGAGGATAACTGATATGTTAGTTTCGTTGAGCCTGAATCACTGGCTCAAAATGATTAGGACCAAGTTAACAAGAGTACACCTATCAACCCTTATAAACTAGTCTAAGTCTTTGCCCACCTCTAATATGGGACTAAACTGATGTTACAATCATTGTAATGGGTCATGTTGCGTCCTTTTCAGGACGTTACTGTAACATACCaccttagtcccacatcagaagtggacAAAGTTTTGGATTGGTTTATAAGGAGTTAATGAGTGTATTATCGACAAGTGAAGCTTAATTATTTTGAGCCAGCCAATGGTTCATCCCATTAGGTCAGGTTGTAACATTTTGATTTATCCACAATACACTATGTTTAGTGGAGCAATTTATCTGGCCTTATTTTATGCTTCAAACTTGCAGCGGTTGagcttttttgttttattaatcATGTCATTACTTCTATGCCTTTTTGCTTCTGTATTCATAGCTTTATCCTGTTTTCCCACATTTTTCAAGATGACAGGAGATCTATCATATCATTCAAAGTGGAAACATAAACATGTGATTGCTATTTGTTGCTGTGGAAGATTTTCATTCTTCTGATTATCATATATTTTTAGTTTGTTCTTCTCTGGTGCATCTCTTTCTCCTCAATTTCTGGATAATTTCTGTTATTCTAAGTGCTATGTATTGTTGTAATTGAACGTACAAGTTCAGTTTTTTAGTTTTTGTGATACTTTGTAAAGACCGTTGCTTCAGTTTTCTACCTTTTTGTA contains the following coding sequences:
- the LOC135639510 gene encoding uncharacterized protein LOC135639510; this encodes MQQPPTPNAALPPNPFPSPPPLNAGSGPGSVTTTTTTKKSKRRQPPGPEEVLAHYESQGLSPREASLRAIRELQAILFRYAAKKERFAADSPRKLDGVNTRLAVLEMKLDSKPGFPESLAIGVASGAIVSAIPHVLGGLRGIWDSVWSATKGSPPSPGILNQSKHNFSQDLPEDASHLIRSAE